GACTCTGTGCTGCTGCATAGCTCAGCACAGCTGTCTGTTGTCCGTTTCTTCCGATCTCTATCTCTTCCTGCCTCACTCCCAGCTTTGTGCCCACTCAGCATGATAATGATATACACCTCTGCCTGGTCATCTCTTTGAAACTCTGGTCTCCTGTCACAACTCAAAGCAGGACAGCAAAAGCAACATACAGGATGTATCTGTATACCACATGGAGAGTCTTGTCAGGCATAATTGTGACACTCTCTCTCcttagaaacaaaaaataagacAGATACTTGTACTACACTTGAGGTGGTGTGAATCAACAATCTCTAACCTTGTTAACTCAAATCGTAAGCAGCTTTTCATCCACCAGGGCTCGAGTTACATTAGTAAACAGTCAGAGCTCCCTCTATGGGGCAGTATCTTTAAAGGGACATGCTAAGATTCCTTGTGTCAGCATTTCAGCTGAACACTGGCACCGTGTTGACACGCAGCAGATGAATATTAAACCTTGAGAAACAAAGATGTGCTTGAAGCAAAACCCTGcataaatatttttcatatgcacacacacacagacgctgaCACAATCTTAAGCATCCCTCCCAGCAGGCACAATCACACTCAGGCAGATAATTCAGTGTCACAGGGAGCCTTGTCTCTGACCCTCTGGCCCCCTCCAGACAGGGGAAGCAGCTGGACAGGGACCCACGGCTGCCTGGAACTCACTTCCCCTGGGGAGTTCCAAGGAGAAGAGTCCCTCTCTGCCTCGGAGAATGACCAGCTGAGCTTCCACACGGCTCAGTATGTGAATGTGCTGTTGTGTCCCCGCGTCCAGGAAGGTCTGAGGAGGATGAGCAGGCCGCAGAAATGGGCAACAGCGCAGGGCTTTTTGTGAGAGTCAGCAGACTGATGAAAAATATGTTATCACAACCATTTTTCCCCTCTGGTCAGATTTCTGTAAAGATGTTGCATTCACTTAGTCACTATGTTTTGTTCTAGGCTCTTTAGTGACTACAGTTTTtcttgtgtgtgcttgtgtttgaaTTTTACCTGCAAACtgtattacttattttattttagctttggatttcattattttggatacaaaaaaatgacaatgctCTTCTTTCTGCCACTTTACTTCCCCTGTAAAGTCTTTGTCATGCACTCCTGTAAAAATCCTGTTAGAAACCCGGTTAAACGTATATATGACCAAGAAGCCAGGCTTCTCTAAAGCAGCAGTATTTACCAATTTTCTCTTAGTCTTTTGCCCCGATAAGAGAAACCAGGTTTAAACATGACGTGTGGTTACTACAGAAAGCTGACAATAATGCTGTGTCTTAAGTGCATGTAACATACTGGGTGTGAGACTCTGGTTtgggcacgcacacacacacgcacacaatgtTTGGAGTGGTGAGTGAGGCCCTTACTAAGtgcttattaatattgtatggTTAAATGGGAAATGTTAACATTTTTTCAATTGCCTTGGAAGCCTAATGAAATATTAAACAATAAGAGAGCTTTTGTTTTACCATAATACTAAGAAAGGGTAAAcatgaaattaatattttttttaagggaaTGAGACACGTCTTTCCTGAGGTCATAGTTTATAGATTTAGACAGATATCTTTGTTTAAAGCAGATGTACAACTGTCATGCAATTATGTGATTTAGGTGCTTTTCGGAGCCAATTAAATGAAGCAGTTAAATTCAACCACAATAACCATTCCAGTATATGTCAGGTATGATTTgatataaatgtgttaatttaAAAGTTAGTTATTTGTGTGTCTTATTACTGACAGAGCAGGACATAAACCCCAACATAAACCTTGTGCATCTCATCTTTGCCACTGCCCACTCTCTGCCATTAGCAGCTCCACAGACACAGCTTTATGTGCTTGTTCCTATGGTGCTGCACAGCTACAGCCAACACACTGTAAGATGACAATGAGTTATAAAACAGTACAATAGATATGAAGCATGTATGATTGCATGGTGTTTTCCCCTTTAAAATACTGATTAAATCAGCATGATTAAAGAATAACCATGATTTCAAatacaaaatttaaataaatatcagctTTATTCAAAAATGGTTGAAGACAAAGTAACGTACGGTACAAACAAAGTGAATGAGTCAGTCTGAGTCACTCTGAGTTTTAATGATCCGTCTGGTTGGGCTTTCATCGAGGGTCCCAAAACTAGGTGGTGGCCAGAGCTGTATAGGACAAAGGGTATAGAGAAACAATGGGTTAAGAAGAGAGattataaaaaattataataaaaataacaaaataaagaacTTTTTAACCATTATGTGCAACACTTTATCTCACTTCTTCTTGGACACATTTGCTAATATGGCTTTTAATGATGTGTCTGACTTCATAGTAGATCTTGTTATTTCATCAGCTGTCGTAATAGGGCCTCCAGTGGAGTGCCGCCGTCCAATCGGACGGACAGAAGGTTGGCTGACCTGTTTCCAGGGTCGTGGTTGCTATGACATCCAGTGACATGACAACACAGCAGAATGGAAAGCTAGACAATATGTTGTCCAGGCTTTGGTCAATCAGACACACTCGCTTTGAACTTCCAACTGACTCACGTCTCTGAATTGTGCTTAAAAATGGCCCTACTGGACTAATGAAAAACcagatgaagagaaaaaaaggagttCAACATCTAACACTGTTAGAGCCCATATATGAGAGACTTAATCAAAACTATTCCCCTGATTTTGCAATAGAACACATTTCTttaaatcagggctgtcaaagtaaacgcgataacacgttaacgcaaattcgctttaacgcattaacgcaacttgcgatttttaggttgtagtaggctcagttttaaagctagagtgaagatactggtatcatatgaaactagaaaacctaaggaacccattggtacaaactgtcatactagcttgtcggaaagcaggttaacgcttcaaacttatgctaaattttggcgaggaaaaactgtcgtggccattttcaaaggggtcccttgacctctgacctcaagatatgtgaatgaaattgagttctatgggtacccacgagtctctcctttacagacatgcccactttatgataatcacatgcagtttggggcatgtcatagtcaagtcagcacactgacacactgacagctgttgtggcTTTgaccatattttttatgctaaatgcagtacctgtgaggctttctggacaatatttgtcattgttttgtgttgttaattgatttccaataataaatatatactgtacatacatttgcataaagcatatttgaccactcccatgttgataagagtattaaatacttaactaaTCTTcttttgaggtacattttgaactgatgtgtgattaatttgcaataatCGCTATCAACTATGGACgattatgcgattaatcacaattaaatattttaatcgattgacatccctactttaaatacatgacaacataCAATGCACCTCCCCCGTTACCTTTAAGCAAACACGCCCTCGGATGAGGGCATAGGGAATTGGGCCATAGCTCCTTGAGTCAGTGGAATTCCTAAGGTTATCCCCTTCTAGCCATATATGGCCTTTTGgaacctgaaaacacacatggaAAGAGGGCAAACAAATTATCAACATGTGGACTGTTTTACCCCGCAACACAGGAATCAAATACAAAGCAAATCTCTGCTCAACTTTAACTTGTAAAAGTGAGTTATGTATAGTGTGAATCTACCTTAACCCCACCCCCTACCCCAACGAGTCGCCTCAGCCGTCCCTCCCTCCTCAGCCTATCTTAACGTCAACCTGCCTGTCCCTCTTTAACCCCGAACCGTCTTAGGAGAGGGGTCATGGGTAACGGGCAGGGTCGGGGGGGATTTAGAAGAACTTCAAACGGGGTCATTAGGCTGTTGGCTGAGATGTGCGCCCCTCTTACCCAGGGAGGGCAAAGCAAGAGAGGGGCCTGAGATAGCtgggcagagacagagagggaaaaaagggaGATAGAGAGGGCTAAGCTGCGGCTAGCAGCAGTGTCCAAGGGTCTCCACCGCGGTCCGACCTGCCAGTGGGGCGGTCATCCAAGCGGGCTCTAATTCACAGTGACACCAATTATGATTAATCTCATCACTTTAGGAGAGTAGGCTTGTCAAGGCCCTAATTAAGTGCGCTGTCCCCCCTATATGTGCAGACAGGATCAACAACACATTATATTGTCATAATGGGCATCACAATCCACGAGTCTATTTTTGTGTTCCCTAACTTTTTAACGGCAAAAGTCTTCTGGAGGAAAAGAGAATAACATGAATAAAGAATATTATCCACACTGAGGTGACGTCACGTCTTCGCCTCCGCTCGTAGTCCCATCAccctgctctctgattggagCCTTCAGTCCGACTGTGGGACGCTGCGTTTCGTTTCATATTCGATAATTGAGACAGATGATGTGACATAATCACGAGCcagtgacatgttgacctaacACGAGGTAAACAACTCACTGAATAACGACGACACAAATGAATATCATTAAAGGAGTCATCTGAGAACCATATGTCAGCATGCTGGATTCCCACCATTACACCTCATTAACATGGTAACATATGCTGGCTCCCAAGCACAGGAAAGAGAAACACCACCGTTTGTCATCTGCCAAACCAGAACCCCCCGTTTCTCCTCAtcttctagaaaaaaaaaaatagcatcaTCTTCGTTGTGCTCATCCTAAAGAGGTTTGATTAAGACATTTCAAATGGCTGTCCAGACTTTGGTGAAaccattgcacacacacacacacacacacacacacacacacaaacttcacACATCACTTCTATTCTATTTAGGATCCAGTCTGAGTAATATGAAGGTCTGTCAATCCGATCAACAACAACTAAAgtaattgatttgattttgagtCCTGTAAAACAAATGACCTCATAGAGAAACCTGAGTAAAGCAGCTGCCagcagaggtttcctgtgtcttgtttcctgtcGGTTAACTCCAGAGCGAGTAACGTGAttgactctggcccaagcaggaaaagttaacagtggtttgtcccttctgggctactgtagaaacatggtagctggctctgtgaagagaggacccctccctatgtagatataaacgtctcattctaaggtaacgaaaacacgattctaattttcaggtgattcatacactaaagaaaacatacttattaatattatattccatttctgccaatagatccccctaaatgttacgcactggtcctttaatgatCAACCGAGCAGTATTTCAGGAAAGTGAGAAAGTGAAGAGGTCTGAAACTTGACCTGCTGTACTGCAGCCAGCACAAGGATGAAAGCCTATGCATATCACCTTGCAAGTCGCAGGTGTGTGAacaaggaaaaagaaaatgagtaAGTCAAAGGCGAAGCTCAGACCTTGATGCAAAGCAGCGGTGTAACCAGATAATGCACCATCTTTGACTCTGCTTTTCAAAGACAACTGCTGTTTCAAGCACCTGTAAATGGTCACAAAGCAACTTGATATTTTGCCTGCACATGAAGGTTGTCTTTCAGAAGCTTCTCTGTGGACAGGGTGGTGTGGAAATACCCAAATCATTCGTCAGTTTAGCACATAAACAGTACTGTATAAACATGTCGTTTTGACAGATGAAACTGTCATCAATAGAAGTTGCCAGCCACAAAGCTTTCCAAAGATCCAGGTAGGCCGAGTTGCAGTATTTAGATGTGGAGTCACTTCTGCCGGCGGCGGCTCTGGCGTGATGGATGGCAGAGATTGCACCCGTCCTGCGGTTGTTGGCTGGGTCGAAGCGAGGCATTGTGTACCTGTCAGAGACGTGTCGAGAGGCACTGAAACCGGAGCTCTCCTTGCGGTGGAGGTGTGTTGTTTAACAGCCGCACCATTACAGTGCTCATTACGTTAACATGATTGAGGTTCAGCTTAAATACATACAGGCTTATAGAGTTCATCTTTCACCATATTATTCTGTCTATCTTTACTGCAAAGAACAGAACATATGAGGacatttcatctctctctctctgtcaccctCTCTCCCTCGCTTCGCTGTAATATTAGGGATCAagtgtcattgttttgacaCAATAGCTCAGACACAGAAATGATTCCTAAAAGGTGACAGGGCAATTAGTCTGCTGTTGGATCTCTGAGGGTGGAGAGgacctgcctgtctgtcagaACAAAAAAGGGAGGTGATGACAGGGTCTAAACACCACCTTCCAAAATTCATCTTTACAGGTCCACCCATAATGCCTCACACCATCCTAAtagtcccacacaaacacatacatccTCTGGGGAAAAAACTCCCTGAGGGAGCCCAAACATTTATGTTAACAGCGGGTATTTTCTCAGTTACCTCAAATGCTGTCACATAAAGCCGGTGATTTTGCTCCtgggagttaaaaaaaaaaattaatatgacAAAGCTGCATGATATAAAAAGTGCTTGGTGACAATTAGCTTTGTGTGTAGACTATCCCAGTGGTTATTTCAAGCTTCTCACCTGCTTTGTTCATAAAGTGTCAACTGttacagtttagagaagcaAAGTATTACAAATACACATGCAACATTTCCTGTATTTTTCAAGATGTACGTGACCAAAAACAAGACACAAGGTCACTTTCTTATGCCTATAAATGCGGTCTCAAAGGGGGAAATTGTCCCACCCCGAAAATTCcccgaaaaaaatcatatacaCTCAgtattttttctctccctccgtctctctgttcCTGTTGTGAGCACAACTCCTGTCATACATTTGTTGTACTAGCGACCAAAGTTTCCTGTCCTTATATTGGAGCTTCACAATTATCACTGTCAGCCCTGCATTATtttactgcatttaaaaaaacaataatttgatcagataaaatgaataaaacaaacatgtagGGTTGAGAAACTGATGGGTCAAATACAATCCTACAGTGTATTTCAGCAGCATGTGTGACATAAAACCGAAGCACtggagaaacaaaaacagtctGATGTGTGACAGTGGTGACAAACAATACATGAGCacagatttatttatgaatCTACTTTAATTAATCTGCAGCAATTTTGGCAGTCGACTATTCATTTCAATTGTTTAAGAATATCCTCTGTTTCccgcttctcaaatgtgaggattcgCTGCTTTTCTTagttttatatcactgtaaactgaatattgttGAGTTATGGACTGTTAGaagtagagctgaaatgattaatttagttgtcaactattaaattaattagcaattattttgataatcaattaatcggtttgagtcatttttttaagagaaaaaaaagtctaaattctcagattcagcttcttaaatgtgaatattttctggtttctttactcttctgtgacagtaaactgaatatctttgagctgtggacaaaacaagacatttgaggacgtcatcttgggctttgatgACAGATcaacttttttcaccattttctgatattttacagaccaaaaaacaaatagattaatccagaaaataatcgacggattaatcgacaatgaaaataatagttaacCTTGGGGATTTAGGCGTTGGGGTGTGTTTGGcatttaatacacacacaattaatcaattactcaaaaaacaacgacaacaaaaaaaacaacagattatgaaaaaaaatgttttttttgcaatcctattctaaacagaaaacacattgaaCTGTTCAACTCACCACATGCATTGACTGAACAGAGGCCCTTgtattaaattatacaatactctatattatatattgtcaCACCATGACTAATATGAATCGTATTTGTGTGAACTGTAGTTCATTATTGTGATTCTTTTTCAATCCTCAAAATTGATTTGAGTCGAGATGTTACAGCACACGCAGGCAAAAAGAGTGATGTGTTTATTCTGGTATGAtctcctttttttaatcaaaaagtTACATTTGAAACTGGACACAGCtacaaaagttaaaaacaatCCTGTTTTACAAAGGCAAGTGAGGTTTATGAGTTTAAACCATCCCAAAACCATCTCTTTAAAATCAGTGTCAGTAACCCTGATTTGTGgatccctaacacacacacacacacacacacacacacacacacacaggaaaccaTATTCATAAAGGGTGTGAAGCAGATACCCATGGTCTCGATTTGGATTAACTATAGAAAACAGATTCATGAACAGACAGCGTTGAAGATCTACAAAGTGGCGTGAAACCTACAGCATGCCACCAAGATGCTGTCATCTACTGATTGGTTTTGGTAGCTGCGAGATATAAGTGAATGAAAGTGAAGGAGCATTCAATATGAATGAAGACGATAATTTTTATCCTAAACTAAAAATATAGTAACTGTCCACCTAGTGGGAagtttaaaaatgactcaaagtGAAACATCTGCCACTACATCCTGGGATCACGAATCGCAACGCAATGATGTCACCTATTACAAGTTCAGTCCTCTGTGTTTGGGGGTGAAGATGGTAGAAGAGGAAAGCTCTTTATTTCCTATTTCATTTGTTGAATGACACTTACAGGCTTGGCCTTATGCTATGTTTTGCTGAACTCATTCAATAGTCTGCCCATAGTCTAGAAAATACACAATACATTCAAAAACATGCAACATGCAAGGCAACCTTTGGTTTGcagacatatacacacacacatacacacacatacatacactcacacacatacacacgcacacctaCGCCCACCCATCAGTCTGTCCACTCGGCTGGCACTAACTCTAACAGGCTTCAGAGAGATTGCAGGCCTGAGCTGTGGGCGTTGGGGAGAGTAGTAATAGAAAAGCAATGACAGTGGTTTCAGCAGCAGAACCCCTGCTCACTCTCTGGTTTTATCACTGTTCTGAGGAAATATAGGTGTTGTCAAAAGCTGATATTTTGACCAATGACACAAAATGGATGTGCGCGGCCTAAAATGTAAACAACTATGATAGTCTATAGACTGCggtacacagacacaaagaaaaCCAAAGACAAACTGAGAGACGGTTTTGCATTATGCATAGAGATTCTGTTTGTCATTTTAGGCGGAAACAAACTATCAAATATGTTGTCGTAAACGCATTCCTCTTTCATTCTCTATtttactacaacttttttttaccttttttgttCCAAAGAGCCTCTAAAACTGCTACCAGGAACCTTCTTTGGTAAAGCAGGTAATCACAGGATGTATAAGTAATCGGCTGGAAATCGTGACATTTTCAACAAACGTATGATGTAAACGTACTCACATATGTGTGGGCCTTGAACAGATCCGATGGGGAACTTGTGCACACCTTGTCACCCTCCAGTCCAATCACCCTTTTACAAATGTTCATATTGGGGTCAAATGGACTCTTTGCAATTACTATATCGCCCCTGAAAagataaacataaacacaatcaCTTAATCTGTAACAACACAGGGTGCAGTgattcataaaaaaatgcaaaaatcttgttttatttatgatgtactgtatatttgtagGAAATTGCTGCCATCCTTTCCTTTAAGAAACAAAAAGGTGACTTTCAGTGAATCAAAcatgtaaattgtgaaatgtcTACATATTCCAACTAGGGCTGGGGAATATGACGATATATTTCATCAATCTatcgtatttatttttctacatcGTTTCTATCGCGATATACACTAGGCATATGTTAATTTCCTTAAAACgttaaaatgttcattttgcactccagttcttaaaatgagaaaatactcacaCAGGAGTACACAAACACTAAGctttgtggttatttcatatagactatttatttattgaattaccagaaaacatgctatattgtgatatactatgtcgttatcgagatatgaaattatgggatggaagattttggccatatcgcccagccctaattccAACATGGTTACTGCGTCCTCTTTTTGCctactgcacatacagtatgaatccACTGACTGGAACCCACTTTTGTATTTTGCAAAGCTGACGACTCATCCGTTCAGAGAAGACGATATCATGGTTGACGATGGTGGGCTCCATGGACGGACCAGAACACTGAGgcaaattaacaacaaaaaaacatgactaTTTCTTGTGCATAACATAATATGAGACAAATAATGATCAGTCATTAATTCTGTAATCTTAATAATAATACGAACCACCACAAATTCTCCAATGTATTCAAAGGCACAATGTGCAATGCAGCCATACTGGACAGTGTAGCCCACGAACCCCAAGGTCTTCCCCAGCACGCTGCGGAACATCTCCACCTGCGGCACGAAACACAACCAAAGGTTATGGCACAATGTCAGCGTATCATATGCTCTATACAGACAGTGGTGAGAACATGATTCAGTGTTTGATCCATTTATGGTAGGCTTATGTCCTCACAGGATTTCAAAGAAGAACAAAAGCTGTTTGGGGTTTAATTTCTAAAAGGTGTGGACAAGGTTGTCACAGTTGGCCTACTGCTAAGATGGCACATTCCCTGGTGTTTCATTCTCAGAGGCTGAGCGGCCGGTTCACACCAGAAAACTGCCCTGAACTTTGATCCTGTGTAGGATGGACCAATCAACACCTTGGCGCTCAGGTGATGGACAAACACAGAGGCTGTGACACATCCAGCCAAGCAGCTCCGCAGCTAGTCCCCGACACTGTGCTGCCTCCGCTACCGCCACAATCATTAGAGCGGTTATCAACTTCTGTCAGCACCATAGAAACACAAAGACACCCCCAGCGCCCCCTCCTGCAAACGctctgtcacacaaacacacacaaagactacCCGCGTGTCTTCTGAGCAAACATCCACAGCCACACTCAGGTTATTGACTTTTACTCAAGCTGCAACCTGTTGGATGGACAGAAGAAAGTGAGTCAATCTTTGCACACGGTGTCGTGCgcagtgtgtgtatgcaggcgcacctgcacacacacacatgcaaatacgCAAACAGATTGAAACTGTATGTTTTTGAAAAGAATAGACACAGCTTGGCTCAGAGGTTAGTCTGcacttcaaacattttttagCTCAGGCCGCTGTCCTGCCAGTCCACCACAGGGTAAAGAAATCTTTTTCTCCGTCTCCCTTATTCCTTCTGTCTCTTCCCCTATTTCTCTCTCCATGTCTTCTCTCCCTCCCAGGGTATTATTAACAAAAGCAAGTAGAGCGGAAACCAAAGCCCCAAATCCTCAGAGCTCTGGGAATGACTTCCCAAAGATGGACACGGATTAGACCCCCAATTTCTCCCTTGCCCCCGCCACCTCCGCCCCCCCTTTCTCCCCAGGTCCCCAACAGACCGGGTGTCAGGTGGCTCTCCCAGCCCTGCCAAAGGTGTTACCCCTAATCCCATTACCCCCCTCCgctcttctcacacacacatacaaacacacacacaaagctctcTCATTCATGCCAACTATATTCCACCTATTAAACCCTCTATCTATTCTTTCATCCCTAGCATGGTTTGTCTCTTTGGCCCGTTCACCGTCCTCTCTGATCCAAAAAAGACCAACTCCATGCTTCCACCTCCCCGTGTGCTGCTACTCCACTCTTTCCCCTGATCACCCCTGGCAACCCTCTGCTTTTTGCCGCCACTGTGAATAACGGCGCTGGAGCGGGTGACGGGGGTACATATATGCGCTCAGCGCAGGGCCCAAATGAAGTGCCCCTTTCCAGTCACATCCT
Above is a genomic segment from Sebastes umbrosus isolate fSebUmb1 chromosome 2, fSebUmb1.pri, whole genome shotgun sequence containing:
- the immp1l gene encoding mitochondrial inner membrane protease subunit 1, with translation MFRSVLGKTLGFVGYTVQYGCIAHCAFEYIGEFVVCSGPSMEPTIVNHDIVFSERMSRQLCKIQKGDIVIAKSPFDPNMNICKRVIGLEGDKVCTSSPSDLFKAHTYVPKGHIWLEGDNLRNSTDSRSYGPIPYALIRGRVCLKLWPPPSFGTLDESPTRRIIKTQSDSD